The window GATGACCGTGTGGCGGTCAGCGCCCTCGCCGTACGACTCCGAGACGAAGCCACGCGCCGAGACCACGTCGTGCACGAGCTTGCGCTCGTAGCTCGACATCGCCGGCAACGATGCCTGGGAGGCACCCTCGTCCAGTCGGGAAATAGCCCGGTCAACGAGCAATTCCAGCTCCCGCTGACGGATGTCCCGCGACCCGCCGATGTCCAGGATCAGCCGCGAGAATCGACCGGTGCGGTTCTGCACCGCCAGGCGCGTCAGCTCCTGCAGTGCCTGAACGGTGTCCGGGTGGCTCAGGCGTGACAACGATCCGGAGTCATCGGCCTCGACCGACACGTAGGCGCGACCGCCGCGCACATCCAGGCCGAGGTCAC is drawn from Microbacterium sp. zg-B96 and contains these coding sequences:
- a CDS encoding R3H domain-containing nucleic acid-binding protein, encoding MTLTPETPEVTVEQLEQEGDIAADYLEVLLDIADVDGDLGLDVRGGRAYVSVEADDSGSLSRLSHPDTVQALQELTRLAVQNRTGRFSRLILDIGGSRDIRQRELELLVDRAISRLDEGASQASLPAMSSYERKLVHDVVSARGFVSESYGEGADRHTVISRP